The following are from one region of the Melospiza melodia melodia isolate bMelMel2 chromosome 14, bMelMel2.pri, whole genome shotgun sequence genome:
- the AFAP1L1 gene encoding actin filament-associated protein 1-like 1 isoform X1 — MDRLSVLDQLLPELSVLLKLLDHEYLSATTQEKKLAVSTIVQKLQPPAGKDVDYMYVNTASLGNGTSFVESLFEEFDCDLRDLQDMQEEEGDTSDTAGLELAGAQTAKPVPVDAAPPLPTTPPPEDYYEEALPLGPGKAPEYITSRNSSSPPNSIEDGYYEDADSSYPVTRINGEQKSSYNDSDAMSSSYESYDEEEEEGKGQQLTHQWPSEEASMNLVKDCRICAFLLRKKRFGQWAKQLTIIRDGKLLCYKSSKDRQPHVEVPLPTCNVIYVPKDGRRKKHELRFSLPGAEALVLAVQSKEQAEEWLKVIKEASSPAAGGMEAPTSPVMPCKMELDKRLSQEKHTSDSDSVAVGDTGSPASRREHGEHGKGKKSGLADLKGSMSRAAGKKITRIISFSKKKPCPEDTQTSSTEEEIPCCGYLSVLVNQCWKERWCRLKGNTLYFHKDRWDLRTHVNAIVLRGCEVLPGLGPKHPFAFRILRHGHEVTALEASCSEDLGRWLGLLLVETGSQTAPEALHYDYVDVETIANIVTAVRHSYLWASSSQDQRADSSRVVYDDVPYEKVQQAEEEPARPGAAQVKRHASSCSEKSRRVDPQVKVKRHASSANQYRYGKNRAEEDARRFLTEKEKLEKEKASIRSELMLLRKEKRELREALKGSTGPRLQELEQRVAELEERCRQKEQSRVDLELKLTEVKEQLKQSLAGGPALGLAVTSKAENGETTNKPNGSPPEHLVPVNCAAELRKRSPSIIPANTGSVLRKAKEWEKKQT; from the exons ATGGACCGGCTCAGCG TGCTGGACCAGCTCCTGCCCGAGCTCAGCGTTCTGCTCAAGCTGCTGGACCACGAGTACCTGAGTGCCACCACGCAGGAGAAGAAGCTGGCTGTGTCCACCATCGTGCAGAAGCTGCAGCCACCTGCAG GGAAGGATGTGGACTACATGTACGTCAACACGGCGTCCCTGGGCAATGGCACCAGCTTTGTGGAGTCCCTCTTTGAGGAGTTTG ACTGTGACCTGCGGGACCTGCAGGacatgcaggaggaggagggggacacCAGTGACACTGCTGGCTTGGAGCTGGCAGGGGCCCAGACAGCCAAACCT GTTCCCGTggatgctgctcctcctctgcccaCCACTCCCCCTCCTGAGGATTACTACGAGGAAGCTCTGCCCCTGGGCCCTGGCAAGGCCCCCGAGTACATCACCTCCCGCA ACAGCTCCAGCCCCCCCAACTCCATCGAGGACGGCTATTACGAGGATGCAGACAGCAGCTACCCTGTCACCAGGATAAATGGCGAGCAGAAAAGTTCCT ACAATGACTCGGATGCCATGAGCAGCTCTTACGAGTCCtacgacgaggaggaggaggagggcaaggGCCAGCAGCTGACACACCAGTGGCCCTCGGAGGAGGCCTCCATGAACCTGGTGAAGGATTGCCGGATCTGCGCCTTCCTCTTGCGCAAGAAGCGCTTTGGGCAGTGGGCCAAGCAGCTCACCATCATCCGGGATGGCAAACTGCTG TGCTACAAAAGCTCCAAGGACCGGCAGCCGCACGTGGAGGTGCCCCTGCCCACCTGCAACGTCATTTATGTCCCCAAGGACGGGCGGCGCAAGAAGCACGAGCTGCGGTTCTCGCTGCCGGGCGCCGAGGCGCTGGTGCTGGCAGTGCAGAGCAAGGAGCAGGCTGAGGAGTGGCTCAAG GTGATAAAGGAAGCCAGCAGTCCAGCAGCAGGCGGGATGGAAGCCCCCACCTCCCCAGTGATGCCGTGCAAGATGGAGCTGGACAAG CGGCTGTCTCAGGAGAAGCACACCTCAGACTCAGACAGTGTGGCCGTGGGGGACACCGGGTCCCCAGCCAGCCGCAGGGAGCACGGCGAGCACG GGAAAGGCAAAAAGAGCGGCCTGGCTGACCTGAAGGGCTCGATGAGCCGGGCGGCGGGGAAGAAAATCACCAGGATCATCAGCTTCTCCAAGAAGAAGCCGTGCCCTGAGGACACCCAGACCTCCTCCACCGAGGAGGAGATCCCCTGCTGCG gCTACCTGAGCGTGCTGGTGAACCAGTGCTGGAAGGAGCGCTGGTGCCGCCTCAAGGGGAACACGCTGTACTTCCACAAGGACCGCTGGGACCTGCGCACGCACGTCAACGCCATCGTGCTGCGGGGCTGCGAGGTGCTGCCCGGCCTGGGCCCCAAGCACCCCTTCGCCTTCCGCATCCTGCGCCACGGCCACGAGGTGACGGCGCTCGAG GCAAGCTGCTCTGAAGACCTGGGCCGCTGGCTGGGTCTCCTCTTGGTGGAAACAGGCTCCCAGACAGCCCCAGAGGCCTTGCACTATGACTACGTGGATGTGGAGACCATTGCCAATATCGTGACGGCCGTGAGACACTCCTACCT ATGGGCCAGCTCCTCCCAGGATCAGCGAGCAGACTCCTCTCGGGTGGTCTACGATGACGTCCCCTATGAGAAGGTTCAG CAGGCGGAGGAGGAGCCGGCGCGGCCGGGGGCTGCTCAGGTGAAGCGCCACGCCTCGTCCTGCAGCGAGAAGTCGCGGCGGGTGGACCCGCAAGTCAAAGTGAAGAGACACGCGTCCA GTGCCAACCAGTACAGGTACGGCAAGAACCGGGCCGAGGAGGACGCCAGGCGGTTCCTGACGGAGAAGGAGAAGCTGGAGAAGGAGAAGGCATCGATCCGCAGCGAGCTGATGTTGCTGCGGAAGGAGAAGCGGGAGCTGCGGGAAGCCTTGAAGGGCAGCACGG GGCCgcggctgcaggagctggagcagcgggTGGCGGAGCTGGAGGAGCGCTGCCGGCAGAAGGAGCAGTCGCGGGTGGATCTGGAGCTCAAGCTGACCGAAGTGAAGGAGCAGCTGAAGCAGTCGCTGGCAGGAGGGCCGGCCCTGGGGCTGGCCGTGACCAGCAAGGCTGAGAATGGG GAAACTACAAACAAGCCAAATGGGAGCCCCCCTGAGCACTTGGTCCCTGTGAACTgtgcagcagagctgaggaagAGGAGCCCCTCCATCATCCCTGCCAACACAGGCAGCGTGCTGCGGAAAGCCAAG GAATGGGAAAAGAAGCAGACTTAA
- the GRPEL2 gene encoding grpE protein homolog 2, mitochondrial, which translates to MAARSLRRLGALLPAAGKAGTGSLYFRGCPCAFSTAAQQRSTGDECGPEEPSEEPKHPLSDCALEHKAIKLEEQVRDLTERYRRALADSENVRRRTQKFVEDAKLFGIQSFCRDLVEVADILEKTAESAAGHAEQRSDPSPALQKIYEGLSLLEAKLQSVFAKHGLQKMNPVGGRYDPYEHEIICHVPAEGMRPGTVALVTQDGYKLHGRTIRHALVGVAVEAHE; encoded by the exons ATGGCCGCCCGCTCCCTGCGGCGCCTCGGGGCCCTGCTGCCCGCGGCCGGCAAGGCCGGCACCGGCAG CTTGTATTTCAGAGGGTGCCCCTGTGCTTTCAGCACTGCAGCTCAGCAGAGGAGCACAGGAGACGAGTGTGGCCCAGAGGAGCCCAGTGAGGAGCCCAAGCACCCCCTCTCTGACTGTGCCTTGGAGCACAAAGCCATCAAATTGGAAGAGCAAGTCCGGGATTTAACT GAGCGATACCGCAGAGCTTTGGCAGATTCTGAAAACGTCCGGAGGAGAACACAGAAGTTTGTGGAAGATGCCAAACTCTTTG GCATCCAGAGTTTCTGCAGGGACCTGGTGGAGGTGGCAGACATCCTGGAGAAGACGGCCGAGAGCGCCGCGGGCCACGCCGAGCAGCGCAGCGACCCCAGCCCCGCCCTGCAGAAAATCTACGAGGGGCTGTCCCTCCTGGAGGCCAAGCTGCAGAGCGTCTTTGCCAAGCACGGCCTGCAGAAGATGAACCCCGTGGGGGGCAGGTACGACCCCTACGAGCACGAGATCATCTGCCACGTGCCAGCCGAGGGCATGCGGCCGGGCACCGTGGCGCTGGTCACGCAGGACGGCTACAAACTGCACGGCCGCACCATCCGCCACGCTCTGGTCGGCGTGGCCGTGGAGGCACACGAGTGA
- the AFAP1L1 gene encoding actin filament-associated protein 1-like 1 isoform X2: protein MDRLSVLDQLLPELSVLLKLLDHEYLSATTQEKKLAVSTIVQKLQPPAGKDVDYMYVNTASLGNGTSFVESLFEEFDCDLRDLQDMQEEEGDTSDTAGLELAGAQTAKPVPVDAAPPLPTTPPPEDYYEEALPLGPGKAPEYITSRNSSSPPNSIEDGYYEDADSSYPVTRINGEQKSSYNDSDAMSSSYESYDEEEEEGKGQQLTHQWPSEEASMNLVKDCRICAFLLRKKRFGQWAKQLTIIRDGKLLCYKSSKDRQPHVEVPLPTCNVIYVPKDGRRKKHELRFSLPGAEALVLAVQSKEQAEEWLKVIKEASSPAAGGMEAPTSPVMPCKMELDKRLSQEKHTSDSDSVAVGDTGSPASRREHGEHGKGKKSGLADLKGSMSRAAGKKITRIISFSKKKPCPEDTQTSSTEEEIPCCGYLSVLVNQCWKERWCRLKGNTLYFHKDRWDLRTHVNAIVLRGCEVLPGLGPKHPFAFRILRHGHEVTALEASCSEDLGRWLGLLLVETGSQTAPEALHYDYVDVETIANIVTAVRHSYLWASSSQDQRADSSRVVYDDVPYEKVQAEEEPARPGAAQVKRHASSCSEKSRRVDPQVKVKRHASSANQYRYGKNRAEEDARRFLTEKEKLEKEKASIRSELMLLRKEKRELREALKGSTGPRLQELEQRVAELEERCRQKEQSRVDLELKLTEVKEQLKQSLAGGPALGLAVTSKAENGETTNKPNGSPPEHLVPVNCAAELRKRSPSIIPANTGSVLRKAKEWEKKQT from the exons ATGGACCGGCTCAGCG TGCTGGACCAGCTCCTGCCCGAGCTCAGCGTTCTGCTCAAGCTGCTGGACCACGAGTACCTGAGTGCCACCACGCAGGAGAAGAAGCTGGCTGTGTCCACCATCGTGCAGAAGCTGCAGCCACCTGCAG GGAAGGATGTGGACTACATGTACGTCAACACGGCGTCCCTGGGCAATGGCACCAGCTTTGTGGAGTCCCTCTTTGAGGAGTTTG ACTGTGACCTGCGGGACCTGCAGGacatgcaggaggaggagggggacacCAGTGACACTGCTGGCTTGGAGCTGGCAGGGGCCCAGACAGCCAAACCT GTTCCCGTggatgctgctcctcctctgcccaCCACTCCCCCTCCTGAGGATTACTACGAGGAAGCTCTGCCCCTGGGCCCTGGCAAGGCCCCCGAGTACATCACCTCCCGCA ACAGCTCCAGCCCCCCCAACTCCATCGAGGACGGCTATTACGAGGATGCAGACAGCAGCTACCCTGTCACCAGGATAAATGGCGAGCAGAAAAGTTCCT ACAATGACTCGGATGCCATGAGCAGCTCTTACGAGTCCtacgacgaggaggaggaggagggcaaggGCCAGCAGCTGACACACCAGTGGCCCTCGGAGGAGGCCTCCATGAACCTGGTGAAGGATTGCCGGATCTGCGCCTTCCTCTTGCGCAAGAAGCGCTTTGGGCAGTGGGCCAAGCAGCTCACCATCATCCGGGATGGCAAACTGCTG TGCTACAAAAGCTCCAAGGACCGGCAGCCGCACGTGGAGGTGCCCCTGCCCACCTGCAACGTCATTTATGTCCCCAAGGACGGGCGGCGCAAGAAGCACGAGCTGCGGTTCTCGCTGCCGGGCGCCGAGGCGCTGGTGCTGGCAGTGCAGAGCAAGGAGCAGGCTGAGGAGTGGCTCAAG GTGATAAAGGAAGCCAGCAGTCCAGCAGCAGGCGGGATGGAAGCCCCCACCTCCCCAGTGATGCCGTGCAAGATGGAGCTGGACAAG CGGCTGTCTCAGGAGAAGCACACCTCAGACTCAGACAGTGTGGCCGTGGGGGACACCGGGTCCCCAGCCAGCCGCAGGGAGCACGGCGAGCACG GGAAAGGCAAAAAGAGCGGCCTGGCTGACCTGAAGGGCTCGATGAGCCGGGCGGCGGGGAAGAAAATCACCAGGATCATCAGCTTCTCCAAGAAGAAGCCGTGCCCTGAGGACACCCAGACCTCCTCCACCGAGGAGGAGATCCCCTGCTGCG gCTACCTGAGCGTGCTGGTGAACCAGTGCTGGAAGGAGCGCTGGTGCCGCCTCAAGGGGAACACGCTGTACTTCCACAAGGACCGCTGGGACCTGCGCACGCACGTCAACGCCATCGTGCTGCGGGGCTGCGAGGTGCTGCCCGGCCTGGGCCCCAAGCACCCCTTCGCCTTCCGCATCCTGCGCCACGGCCACGAGGTGACGGCGCTCGAG GCAAGCTGCTCTGAAGACCTGGGCCGCTGGCTGGGTCTCCTCTTGGTGGAAACAGGCTCCCAGACAGCCCCAGAGGCCTTGCACTATGACTACGTGGATGTGGAGACCATTGCCAATATCGTGACGGCCGTGAGACACTCCTACCT ATGGGCCAGCTCCTCCCAGGATCAGCGAGCAGACTCCTCTCGGGTGGTCTACGATGACGTCCCCTATGAGAAGGTTCAG GCGGAGGAGGAGCCGGCGCGGCCGGGGGCTGCTCAGGTGAAGCGCCACGCCTCGTCCTGCAGCGAGAAGTCGCGGCGGGTGGACCCGCAAGTCAAAGTGAAGAGACACGCGTCCA GTGCCAACCAGTACAGGTACGGCAAGAACCGGGCCGAGGAGGACGCCAGGCGGTTCCTGACGGAGAAGGAGAAGCTGGAGAAGGAGAAGGCATCGATCCGCAGCGAGCTGATGTTGCTGCGGAAGGAGAAGCGGGAGCTGCGGGAAGCCTTGAAGGGCAGCACGG GGCCgcggctgcaggagctggagcagcgggTGGCGGAGCTGGAGGAGCGCTGCCGGCAGAAGGAGCAGTCGCGGGTGGATCTGGAGCTCAAGCTGACCGAAGTGAAGGAGCAGCTGAAGCAGTCGCTGGCAGGAGGGCCGGCCCTGGGGCTGGCCGTGACCAGCAAGGCTGAGAATGGG GAAACTACAAACAAGCCAAATGGGAGCCCCCCTGAGCACTTGGTCCCTGTGAACTgtgcagcagagctgaggaagAGGAGCCCCTCCATCATCCCTGCCAACACAGGCAGCGTGCTGCGGAAAGCCAAG GAATGGGAAAAGAAGCAGACTTAA